A window of the Vespa velutina chromosome 7, iVesVel2.1, whole genome shotgun sequence genome harbors these coding sequences:
- the LOC124950704 gene encoding DNA polymerase delta subunit 2-like, producing the protein MVHKTSNDDKNVIKNVEKESVHVIERKSAIYKDLSSTLVQEISDYSKQFAHIYAARLAELGEVLTSKVHAKWKNVQILKLADLEDFEGETCIIIGTLYKHQQWKPSILQELSEEHQLSLPPTRSDYCSEKDQVFLEDEMLRIKLVGELVDLKDIITGIVCAVLGSEEEDGTFHVKDWCFPGCVPKTLPTSDSNSNGKIVLISGLNFIQNSDDMAIELLREWICGMAGDVKAQKEEASVVRLIIAGNAISNNDKKHTHKHILELKVEESMHAKETISATQKLDDFLSDIAKCCCVTLIPGQYDPTNMMLPQRPLHPCLLPKSSRLGSFQGGSNPWISQIDERMIMGSSGQPFEDFMKATGSKDISPMEWLEKSIIWRHMCPTAPDTLPAYPFYKKDLFIMKHRPDIYFTGNANKYETKLWKDEENQAIRLVSIPQFSTSHAAVLIDLKSLDTELIHFGIE; encoded by the exons ATGGTTCATAAAACTTcgaacgatgataaaaatgtaattaaaaatgtgGAAAAGGAAAGTGTACATGTTATTGAAAGGAAATCTGCCATATACAAAGATTTATCTTCTACCTTGGTACAAGAGATAAGTGATTACTCGAAACAATTTGCACATATTTATGCCGCTAGACTAGCAGAACTTGGAGAAGTTTTGACATCAAAAGTACATGCAAAGTGGA AAAATGTTCAAATCTTAAAATTAGCAGATTTAGAGGATTTCGAGGGAGAAActtgtattattattggaaCATTATACAAACATCAGCAATGGAAGCCATCAATTTTACAAGAACTTAGCGAAGAACACCAATTGTCATTACCACCTACAAGATCTGATTATTGTTCTGAAAAGGATCAAGTATTCTTAGAAGATGAAATGTTACGCATTAAATTAGTTGGTGAATTAGTTGACCTTAAGGATATTATCACTGGTATAGTTTGTGCTGTATTAGGAAGCGAAGAGGAGGATGGTACATTTCAT gTGAAAGATTGGTGTTTCCCAGGTTGCGTACCTAAAACTTTACCAACTTCAGATTCAAATTCAAATGGAAAGATCGTTTTAATATCtggattaaattttattcaaaattcgGATGACATGGCGATAGAATTATTACGTGAATGGATCTGTGGAATGGCTGGCGATGTAAAAGCTCAGAAGGAGGAAGCTTCTGTCGTACGACTTATCATAGCAG GCAATGCTATtagcaataacgataagaaacacactcataaacatatattagaGTTAAAAGTAGAAGAGAGTATGCATGCAAAAGAAACTATCAGTGCAACGCAAAAATTagatgattttctttctgatATTGCAAAATGTTGCTGCGTAACGTTAATACCAGGCCAATACGATCCTACTAATATGATGTTGCCACAAAGACCGCTTCATCCTTGTTTGTTACCTAAATCATCCAG ACTTGGAAGTTTTCAAGGTGGTTCTAATCCTTGGATCAGTCAAATTGATGAACGTATGATAATGGGATCAAGTGGTCAGCCTTTTGAAGATTTTATGAAAGCTACTGGTTCTAAAGATATTTCTCCAATGGAATGGTTAGAAAAATCTATTATCTGGAGACATATGTGCCCAACTGCACCGGATACATTACCAGCCTATCcattttataagaaagatttatttataatgaagcATCGTCCTGACATATATTTCACAGGGAATGCCAATAAATACGAAACAAAACTGTGGAaag ATGAAGAAAATCAAGCGATCAGGCTAGTCTCTATACCACAATTCTCGACGTCTCATGCTGCTGTTTTAATAGATCTGAAAAGTCTTGATACAGAACTGATTCATTTCGGAATAGAatga
- the LOC124950707 gene encoding probable ribosome biogenesis protein RLP24 gives MRIETCYFCSSRIYPGHGIQFVRNDCKIFRFCRSKCHAAFKKKKNPRKVKWTKAYRKTVGKELAIDPSFEFEKRRNVPVKYNRELWTKTVEAIKKVENIRQRRQNLHILQRLRKGRTLEQERDIKEVQRDLSLIRSPAAGLKERKKLEETAEEDEEMHESNDEMEPEQLEEN, from the exons ATGCGTATTGAAACGTGTTATTTTTGCTCGTCTCGAATTTATCCGGGACATGGAATTCAATTTGTTAGAAACGATTGTAAA aTTTTTAGATTTTGTCGATCGAAATGTCACGCGgcattcaaaaagaaaaagaatccgAGAAAGGTTAAATGGACCAAAGCGTATAGAAAGACTGTCGGCAAAGAATTGGCAATAGATCCATCATTCGAATTtgagaagaggagaaatgTCCCAGTGAAATACAACAGAGAATTATGGACGAAGACTGTGGAAGCTATCAAGAAAGTTGAAAACATTAGACAGAGGAGACAGAATCTACATATTTTGCAGCGTTTGCGTAAGGGTCGTACGCTGGAACAAGAAAGGGATATTAAGGAAGTACAGCGTGATCTGTCTTTGATAAGATCACCAGCCGCTGGActtaaggaaagaaagaaattggaaGAGACGGcggaagaggacgaagaaatGCATGAGTCTAACGACGAAATGGAGCCTGAACAATTGgaagaaaattga
- the LOC124950703 gene encoding neither inactivation nor afterpotential protein G — protein sequence MWNYILLSSVVLMSSLFYHYQFNKPIGIIENPNSYYDYIVVGAGTTGCVIASRLSDLSNTTVLLVEAGGYFNWMSAMPLMAPLMQGTSLDWAYKTETQKFSSLGLWSHQQSWPRGKGLGGSGQINYLVHSFGRSEDYETWPKGWSYGDLIPYFKKVTETMSVTTFSSNDPLIAAFMEAELSIGSNDATFQKGSYTVKRGNRWSTYHAYLQNSIKNRNNLHVLMNTLVTKILFNETKTIGVDVLYKNASRGKINARREVILCAGTVNTVQLLLLSGIGPRKDLNEYQIRTVSDLPEVGKNLFDHMNVPLYVNLKASVSLTLRKMQSIQEVAKYLLFGTGSLSSNRVLATARVNNSGIILFGVASTDEKLLKDIANYQTETFRSLFPAYNDTGHEGFLYLATCLQPKSRGNVTLKSRSIFDQPKIDPAYLQNDDDVHCTHKAINLALETLNSRKFRGYGAHVHLPDFEECRHFRQDYRDRDYSECVMRIGGVTSHHPCGSCRMGTDDNAVIDDKLRVRGVIGLRIMDASILPSPISGTPNSVLIAMAERAFDVITERASN from the exons atgTGGAATTATATTTTGCTATCTTCCGTGGTACTGAtgtcatcgttattttatcattatcaatttaataaacCAATCGGTATCATCGAAAATCCAAATAgctattatgattatatagtCG TTGGCGCTGGTACGACTGGTTGCGTGATAGCATCGCGTCTATCGGATTTATCAAATACCACGGTGTTGCTCGTGGAAGCGGGTGGTTATTTCAATTGGATGTCGGCGATGCCGTTGATGGCCCCGTTGATGCAAGGGACCAGTTTAGATTGGGCTTATAAAACGGAGACACAGAAGTTCTCATCGCTTGGACTTTGGAGCCAC cAACAATCGTGGCCAAGAGGTAAAGGATTAGGTGGCAGTGgtcaaattaattatctcgTTCACTCTTTCGGGAGGTCCGAGGATTATGAAACGTGGCCTAAGGGATGGTCCTACGGTGATTTGATACCGTATTTTAAAAAGGTCACGGAAACCATGAGCGTAACTACCTTTTCATCGAATGATCCATTAATTGCGGCCTTTATGGAGGCCGAACTTTCAATCGGATCTAACGACGCTACCTTTCAAAAGGGCAGTTATACCGTCAAACGTGGAAATCGATGGAGTACCTATCACGCGTATTTACagaattctataaaaaatcgCAACAATCTTCACGTTCTGATGAACACTCTGGTTACAAAG atATTATTCAATGAAACGAAAACGATCGGTGTAGACGTTCTTTATAAGAATGCTTCGCGTGGAAAAATAAATGCGAGAAGAGAAGTTATTCTTTGTGCCGGTACCGTCAATACCGTCCAATTACTTTTGCTTTCTGGTATAGGACCGAGAAAAGATCTCAACGAGTATCAG atacgAACGGTGAGCGATCTCCCAGAAGTTGGAAAGAATCTTTTCGATCATATGAATGTTCCACTATATGTAAATCTCAAAGCATCGGTTAGTCTGACTTTAAGAAAGATGCAATCGATTCAAGAAGTAGCCAAATACCTTCTCTTCGGGACcg gATCTCTCTCGTCGAATCGTGTTTTGGCTACCGCACGCGTAAACAATAGCGGTATTATACTCTTCGGCGTGGCTTCCACCGATGAGAAATTGTTGAAGGACATTGCTAATTATCAAACCGAGACTTTCAGATCGCTCTTTCCTGCTTACAACGACACTGGCCACGAAGGCTTCCTCTATCTCGCTACTTGCCTTCAACCGAAAAGTCGTGGAAACGTCACCTTAAAATCACGAAGTATTTTCGATCAACCAAAAATCGATCCGGCTTATCTacaaaacgacgacgacgttcaTTGCACTCACAAGG CGATAAATTTGGCATTGGAGACTTTAAATTCGCGAAAATTTCGTGGGTACGGTGCTCACGTTCATTTACCCGATTTCGAGGAATGCCGACACTTCAGACAAGATTATAGAGATCGGGATTATTCCGAATGCGTTATGAGAATCGGTGGAGTTACCAGTCATCATCCATGTGGTAGTTGTAGAATGGGCACCGACGATAACGCGGTGATCGACGATAAATTAAG AGTAAGAGGAGTAATCGGTTTGCGAATAATGGACGCCAGTATATTGCCTTCGCCAATTTCCGGTACACCGAATTCCGTCTTGATAGCGATGGCGGAACGTGCCTTTGACGTAATCACTGAAAGAgcaagtaattaa